The DNA segment AGTGAGCGATCTCTGAGGCCACCACTCTCAGAATTTGTTGAATGCAATCAAGCTCACGAACCTATCTTCCCAaacttctttcttttttgacTTCTCAAGGCCGGCAACTCTGGTATCACCCCCTCGGACATCATCTAGAATATCTTCCTCATCAACTGTAGTAGCTGGTGCGTCGAGGGCATGTGTAGATGAGGGCTCTGAACCCTGACTGTCATCTTCCAAACCCTCAGAAGCGCTTGTTGGAGTGGAAGGCTCATCTTGGAGCTTAAATCTCCCCCGAAGCTGATGTGGCTGTGATTGAGCATCAGGTTGCTCTTGCACAGAGTCACCCTCCGATGTTTCCCTAGATGGGACATATGAACTAGACTCAGCAAGATCTTGAGTTCTCCTGGCTGTCGCCTTTTTTGCTATAACTCTTTGCACGGTGAGTGGTAGGGTACTCTTACCTCGACCTCGAGATGTTTCACCCTTTCCCTTTGATGTATCACCACGACCCCGAGATCTAACCATTTTTTTCAATAAAAAGCAACATGAGTCAGTTGTAGTTCAAGTGTAGATAAGCAAAAAGTTGCAGACAAAAACATTATGCAGGGTAGGGAAGTGTGGTCCACACATTTTTGAGTGCAGCCGCAGATGGggttgtgcggaccacacaatttgAAAGTGTGGCCTCAGTGATGATTCTACGGTCTACACATTTTTTAGTGATCTgaagtgcggtccacacaatttTAGGTGCGCCCACACATTGGAACTTCAAAAATGAAAACTCTCTAAAGGTAGAGAATCGCTTGATCTACTGTCGCACACACTTTTTTGCGGCCGTGGTTGAATTtgggcggaccgcacaatttcaagtgcggtccgcacaatcatGCTACACCAATTGCACTATCCTACAGATCTGTGGATCACACAATTTAAAAATTCATCGGGCAAAAACATAGGGTTTTAATTTTTTCAAACAAATTTGACTTGGTAGTAACAATTAAACAATATCAACCAAATACCCCTACCCATAAAGTAAATAGGAGTCTACCCAACACAATTTACAGTCCATATGGTTATGAATTACAATTGGTCTTAAAAAATAACTAAACAAATTATGAActaaattaagaaaattgaaaaattctaAAGATGATTTGAACATACTAGTGATGAAGTGATGTTAAGGAAGGATCAAAGATGATGAATTGAGTGTCAGATGCGTGAATCAGTTGAGTGCACTATTTTTGCCTTTGATTTAATTCTCAGAGAGTGTAAAGTTCTAACAGTAGAGTGAAGGCCACTATTTATACTTAACGGGTTGGGCAAGAGTTCAAGAGATGACCGTAGAATTCCTTCTATGGTCCACACTCTTTTACCTATTATACATTACCGTTTGATGATCTGTAGTCGACAGAATTACGTGTGCGACCACAGATTTTGGTGTTGACTGCACATTTCCTTGTGCAGCCGCACTTTAGCCATTTCTCTGAcaggcaaacttcagagagtgtgcaaTTTTTATCTCAAGTTGTGTTGTCCACACAAGAATTGTGTGGCCGCAGATCCCTTCTGCTGTGGCATTCTAAATTGTGCGGTCGGTATTTTTTTTCCATACTTAGCCGATTTCTGAGCACAGTCCCTGAAAAGTATACTCATTCCTGCAACACACTTCAAAACCAGTTAGCACAAAACAAGATctatctaaagaagaagaaaaagaaaaagaaaaagaaacatgggttgcctcccaagaagtgcctgatttaacgttgcaGCACAATGCAAATTACTATCACTTGAAATAAATTATTGCCACGACGTGGCCATCATCAACTTTTCCTAGATAATGCTTTACCCAGTGACCATTTAATATAAGAACCtcatcatttttattcttcaTGTCAAATGCACCAAAGGGTGTCACATCCACAACCTCAAATGGaccactccatttagacttcaACTTTCCCGGAAATATCCACAACCGAGAATTGAATAACAACACAAGATCACCTTTTTTAAACTCCTTCTTCCGAATGTATTTGTTatggaggtacttcatcttaTCCTTGTATAAGGACTAACTTGTATATGCATGGTACTGGAACTCATCTAACTCATTGAATTGTGCCACCCTTAAGTTGGCAgcgacatcccattcaagattcaacttctttaaatctcacatggctttgtgctcaagttccaccggaagatgatAAGATTTTTCTAACACCAACTGGTATGGGGACATTCCgatcggtgttttgtaagccgtcctataagcccataaagcatcatcaagtttcttgGACCAATCTGTCCGGTTAGCATTCACTATTTTGAAtaaaatactctttatctcccggttggagactttCACTTGACCGCTTGCTTGTGGATGATGGGGAGTGTTGACTTTATGAATGACACCATAGTTGGTGAGTAAAGTGTCGAAggctttgttgcaaaaatgcgaTCCCCCATCACTCATGATAGCCCTTAgagtaccaaatcttgtaaaAATGTTCTTCTTCAACACCCCACCACACTTctcgcttcattgttgggcaaagcaacgGTCTCAACCgatttggacacataatcaaccgcaaCCAAGATGTAGAtgtttccacaagaactcacgaaaggacccatgaagtcaataccccacacataaaaaatatcaatctccaaaatggtaGTGAGGGGAATTTCATTTTTCCTTAAGATTCCATcggccctttgacattcatcacaatgcTTGGCGAgatcacttgcatccttgtagAGAGTGGGCCAAAAGAAACCGCAACGTAACTTTTTGGCCGTCGTTcttgctccaccatggtgaccaccatatggcgaagaatgacaagccccaagaatttcTACTTGTTCTTCTTCCGGTACACGTCTTCTAATAACTCCATCCGTATAAATCTAGAAAATgtacggttcatcccaataatggTCTTGATAATACTGTTTGAGCTTTTtactttggtttgaagagaaatcAACCGGAATGATACCACTCACAAGATAGTTTGCTAGATCCGCAAACTAAGGCACCTCTTTCATAGAAATAGCCAAGAGCTGCTCATCGGGGAAAGAGTCAttaatttcaaggccatcatgcggcctcccctcctccttcaaacaagacaagtggtccgccacttggttttaaCTTCCTTTTCAATCTTGGATGTCTATATCAAACTCTTGAAACAAAAGTACCCATCTCATCAAATAGGGCTTTGGAATATTTATTGCTCATAAGATAGCGAAATGTTGCATGATCCGTATGGAAAATTACTTTTGCACCCATTAAGTGCGGACAAAATTTCTCAATAGAAAACACAATGGCAAGGAGCTCTTTCTCTATAATGGTGTAGTTGACTCGAgcactattcatggtcttacttGCATAATAAACCGGATTAAACATTTTGTTGATGCATTGCCCCAAAACAGGCCCTACTGCTATATCActtgcatcgcacatgagctcaaaaggaaaACTCCAATTTGGAGAGGTGATGATGGGAGTAGCAGTCAACTTGAGTTTTAACAACTCAAAGgctctcatgcaatcatcattgaaatggAACTTAGCCTCTTTCTCTAAAAGCCTGCACAATGGGTTTACCACTTTAGAGGAGTCCTTGATGAAATGCTGGTAAAataccatgtggcctaagaaACTCCGCATGCCTTTCAGTGAAGTTGGAGGTGGAAatttagaaatcacctcaatctttgccttgtcgAATTCAATGCCATTCTTTGAAATCTTGTAGCCAATgacaatgccttcctcaaccatgaaatgacatttctcccaattgagcaccaagtttgtttcttcacatcttgccaacactttatccaagtttgctggacaatcatcaaaagaattcaCGACCACcaaaaagtcatccatgaagactttAAGGTAATCCTCCACAATGTCCATGAAGAtcgccatcatacacctttgaaaagtcgttgatgcattacacaacccaaaggGCATCTGAGAGAATGTGAAAGTACTAGAATGACATGCAAAAGTAGTTTTCTCTTAATCATCCGGAGCAAGAAGAATTTGATTGTAGCTGGAATACTcatcaaggaaacaatagaaagcacgattggccaatctatcaagcatttgatctaggAAGGGAAGTGAAAAACgatccttccttgtgactttcTTGAGCTTAAGATAGTCCAAACACACTCTCCATCCGGTCAccattcttgtaggaatcaactcattcttatcattggtgaccaccgtcatgcccctttctttggaacacattgaaccagagaagtccacgaactatcagaAATGGGATAAACAACcctgacatccaaccacttgatgatctcctttttgacaacctcttgcatggcttcattgagtctccgttgatgttcaatagatggtttggcACCTTCCTCCAAGTTAATCTTGTGCATGAAAAATGTAGGGCTTATTCCCTGAATATCTGCcaatgtccatccaattgccttcttccactTTTGTAGCACCGCCTATGTagaatctacctgcacgttagtcaaacaagaggaaagaataactggtaaagtagaagaagggaCAAGAAATTTATACCGAAGATATGGgggcaatggcttcaactccacgatgggaggctcctcaattgaaggctttgttggaggagtggttctattttcaagatccaaggacaatATGCAGGGCTCATAAGTGTACGATCCTATTTcttgcaaagagttcacacattccaCGTAAACCTCCATTTCTTAATCATCACAATTGATCAAGACGACCTCCAATGTATCATCAACATTCATCACAATACTTGTTTCATACACAATCATATCGGTCACCAAGTCTACGAAAGAACACATTACATTGCTATCGGGTTGCCTCACAgacttacacacatggaaaaTCACTTTTTTATCACCAACCCAGAAGGAAAGTTCTCCAGCTTCAACATCAACTAGAGCCTTCCCcctagcaaggaaaggtctcccaagaataattgacacctcatagtcaaccttacaatcaagaataacaaaatccgttggaagaatgaatttatcaacacgaaccaacacatcatcaatcaCTCCCAAAGGTCTCTTCATGGTACGatctgccatttgtaatctcatagatgtgggtcttggttgcccaattcccatAGTCTTGAAAAtagaatagggcatcaaattgatacttgccccatgatcacaaagagctttagaAAATTTGccacttccaatggtacaaggTATTGTGAAAGCATCGGGATCTTCCAATTTAGGAGCCATTAGatgcacaattgcactcacttgatgagtcatctttatagtttcacagttCATCAGCTACTTTTTTGTCACCAAGGCTTTCATAAACTTTGCATAACCGGGCATTTGCTCCAAAGCCTCAACCAATGGCATGTTGATAGATAGACTCTTCATcctatcaatgaactttttgaattgattctcACCATTATTcttggcaagcctttgaggatatgaAGGAGGAGGCCTAGGCATTAGTTCCTTAGCCTTTTGCATTACCGTTTCCAGTATGTCAATAATATGCTCCCTAGAAGGGTTTACTTCCTCTTGAGCTTCCTCCACATTGTCACCAATATCAATATACACTTCATTATTTGCTTGCACCTCATTGTTCGAGATCTCATCTTATTGTACCATTTGCTCATCATCCACAAGTTTTCTTTGACTTGAGGTGGGTGCATCCCCACCTTTTCCACTCCTTGTAGTAACGGCCATGGTATGTCCCGTGTTGTTCCCActctttgggttcactaccgtgtCACTTGCTAGTGCCTCCTTAGGATGAGTGTTTAAAGCTTGTTAGATTTACCCATAATTGAACTTCCAAGTTGCGAATTGAAGTGTTGTGTGAGGCTAGATGGGCATCAGAGTCgacattcttctccatcatttgtttGAACATATTCTCAATTTGTCTcatctcattgttggaagaacttggACCATGAGAAGGATAAGGAGGTGGGTTGCtcagttgttgatacatcggggcCTTTAAAAGCCCGACCCCCGATCGCCTTGATTATTGTTCCATCCCCCTTGGTTATTTCCTCCCCAATACCCTTGATTATTGCCACTCCTGTTGCCTTAGTTATTtaaccattccaatttccttgattgttgttactactccaattcccttgatttttACCACAATTCCAGTTACCTTGGTTGTTAgaattccaattcccttgattaccttgaggtcgccattgttgttgattcgggccttgagagttgtttcttttcccttgaaagttgttcacatattgtaTTTCCTCCTCTTATTCATTGTAAGGTTCATCTTGATCAAACCTACTATCTTCTTGTCCATAGTATTCCACATGGTTTTGCACTTGTAGACCCTTTTGCGTTCTCTTGTTCACCATTATACTAACTccctccattgcattgacttTCTTAAGACCTTGCACTTGTTGAATTTGAGCCTTGGCTAATTGATTCATTGTGGCGGTCAACTCGGTAAtggcttgcccatgatcatgcgATTCTGTATGTAGGTGAATCACATTTAGATAACCTTAAGGAACATtcgctctactttgccatgctgATGAAGTATCTGCCATCTCATCCAAAATCTAACAAGCTTCTGCATACAGCATTATCATGAAATTTCCACCGGCAAATTGGTTGACCACACATTGATTGGTAGTATTGATCCCCCGATAGAAAGTTTTTTGAATCATAGCTTCCATCATGTCATTATTTGGGCAGTCTTTCACCATAGTTTGGTACCTCTCCCATATTTCATGCAACGACTCATTGGGTTCTTGTTTGAATGCTAGAATCTCGTTTCTAAGAGTAGCCATATGCCTGGgagcaaagaacttggaaataaatttctccgccaattcatcccatgtatggatggAATGGTTTGGTAGTCTCTCTAACCAATCTAAGACTTTCCACCATAGAGAGAAAGGAAGTAGCCTCAACCTTAAAGCATCCTCGGAGACGTTTGTCTATTTACTCCCCAAACAAGtgtccacaaaccccttcaagtgTTTGTATGCACTTTGACTCGGAGCCCCGATGAAAAATCCCCATTGCTCTAGCAATGTTAGAATAATATTTGTAATTTAAAAGTTGTCTGCCCTAATGTGGGGCGAGACTATGGCCCTTGTATACCCTTCATTTGGCAACACCCAGTGTAAAGccgctcttggtggaggtggggtGGAATTGGGATGTTGTCTTGAGGCCGACGACCtcttctatttgcttgaggttcaagaggattCTCTTCAACTTGGTCTTCCTCAACGTCCACATCCCCCATAGGCATGTTTCAAAGTGGGTCATTGTTGTTGAGATCCACTATTGCACCTATAATTGTTTCACAAAGAAGATTAGTAACacggaaggaaaagaagacaattCACACACAAtaccaaatatatagctaaatccgtATTGAGTTCCTCGGCAACGATGCCAAAAATTGATGAAGTCCAAATGCACATCTCTAACGAGGTATGAAATGGTCGTTTGCAATAACAAAACTCAAAAAGGAGTCGGGATCAAATTCACATGGAGCGAAGATGGGAATTAGTAGTATATATTTGGAGTGAGTATTCGAAGTatctagattgcacttccacaaacaTGGTTTTGTTCTTACTTCTAAAATTACGCTAAGTATTGCAAATCTAAAAGTATAAAACTAGATAAGATTGTTTTTGAATGTTTTTCAAAGATATAAAAAGGTCTAGGGCTGTGATCATGGCCTAGGTATATACCTAATGGGATAAAgacttttatgttgttttattaactgggtgtattatag comes from the Nicotiana sylvestris chromosome 4, ASM39365v2, whole genome shotgun sequence genome and includes:
- the LOC138889837 gene encoding uncharacterized protein; the protein is MTHQVSAIVHLMAPKLEDPDAFTIPCTIGSGKFSKALCDHGASINLMPYSIFKTMGIGQPRPTSMRLQMADRTMKRPLGVIDDVLVRVDKFILPTDFVILDCKVDYEVSIILGRPFLARGKALVDVEAGELSFWVGDKKVIFHVCKSVRQPDSNVMCSFVDLVTDMIVYETSIVMNVDDTLEVVLINCDD